The DNA sequence ttattttttttgttaatcttaacaatatgtattcctacatattaataataaatttttgaaataaaataattatatttataaattttattttaatataaatactaatatatttttttattaaaattttttatctcttcaaatatttttttcaagttccGTCTGTACTCTTACGTactctcattttttattaaattaatttgtattgatgtagaaaatttggaatcacagggctattttagtcatttcatataatattttagtcttgtcCATGTGTATCCAAACGTAATACTAGACATTACATTAGTGTCTTGTCCATGGtatccaaacacaatacacaaaagataatttttagTGTTTCCGTCCTATTGTCTCCGTTTCAGTGTCATGTCCTGTCCTGTCTCTAAAAACAAACGTAACCTAGGTAACATGTTTTGTGGTTGAACAAATTTTCTTTAGTATCAATATCATATGTACGATGTTATTTCATTAGATATTTAGATATTCATGCTAACGTATTTCTCTTCTGAAGTGTGGCGACAACTTTTCCCAGGTGTTAACTATTGCCTgtcctttttttccttttttttccctTCCAAAACGGTTTCCTTTATATAACCTCTTGTGACCATTGATCATAGTTgatgttttctttttctgtattctttttgttttttgttttgtttgtttttttttttggggggggggggggggtcgGGTCTTATAAGTTGTAACCATAGGTTAGTTTTGGTACTTGCCAATTGGTGGTTCTTTAAATACTGTAACTATTTTGAACTACTGCAAGTGTAATTGTAACTCAGAACATTATTCGattgtattttttattcttctccTTGATTGCCAGTCTGCCACTTACCTATTTAATAATGTGTCGTTTTCGGAGTTCTCTAATGTATGCtctcgaattttattttatccctCGGTAAAATCCATAATCTATGGCCTAACGCTGCATGGTAATATTCGTGTACCTTATGCTGCTGGATAAAGTTTTACTTAAGAAAAGGGGTATCGTATTTTATAAATGAGTAAATTTAGTTTTCATTTAGTTTAGATGTTGTTAAAGCAGGTAATAGACTGGGATTTTGAGTAGTTTGGAAaacaatgaaattgaaattgttGTGTTTAAAACCAGATTTAGTTACACGTGTtggtcttaattttttttttgaaaatttagccgtCGAAGGtgtatttgatgcaaatcgaaagtttttgggacaaaattgaaataaaataaaatttaggggtatttttgaaacttttgcCAAACTTTAGGgacaaaaagtatactttacTCAAAATATTATTCAAACACCACATATTCTTGAGGCTGATTAATTTAAATATGGAAAACATTTTGGTGAATTGGGAGAAAATGGAGCAACTGTGTGTATTATACAGAGATGGACGTGTCAGATGAAATTCACAACACGCAGGGGGCGTGGTGTATAcaacacgtggggggcgtgGAAGCTAGGTGGCATACTGTGGTTGAGCCACCTAGGCAGCACGCAGGGGGCGTGCTTAGTCAGCACGCAGGGGGCGTGCTGACGTGGCGCAATTTGGTTGGCTGATAGCTACACCACGTGGGGGGCGTGCTGCGTCAGCACGTAGGGGGCGTGCTGACGTGGCGAAGGGTGATTGGTCCAAGTGTACACCACGTGGGGGGCGTGTTAAGTACACCGCTCTATATAAGGTAGAGCTCGATAGTGTTTTCCATACTGAGTGAGTGAGATTTGAGTGTGTTGTGAGGATTCTTTGATGCTGTAGTTGGTGTAATGGAGGACACCGCAAATTTGGTGGTGTATCGTAATGGTGAGATAATACGTAATACTCATGAGGGAGTGAGGTTTGTGTCACAAAATCCGTTTTCGTTTGTGGTTCCATGCACGATGACGTTAATGGAGCTGCAGAACGGCCTATGTCAAAGCATGGAGAATGGTACGTTAATGAGAGTGAGCAGAATTCTGTACCGGAATCCGGTTGTGGTTTTTGGTGGCCTAATACAGTTTGATACCATTCCGATCACGGATGAAGCGAGTATGCAGAATATGTTTCAAATTCACCGGCAGACTTATATGAGACACCCACAGATTGAGTTGTACGTTGAGTTTGAAGCTGTAGAGGCAGTAGCGGTCCAAAATGATATAGATGTAAATGATGATATAGCTGCAGTGTACGAAAGAATGAATAGTGACAGCGAAGAGGACTTCGAAGCCACTTATGAAGCCGGCGATGAAGATGAGGATGGTGATGTGGGAGTTGAGGCAGCAGTGGAGAATGTAGTGGTTCATCCCTCGAGGAGTCAACCGATGGGCGTTCCACCTTTTATGTGTGAGTTGGATCTCGACGCCATGCATGCCCCCGAGTTTCCGGAATATGCAAACAGAGGTACGTGTTGACTAAATAAGAAGTTTTTGTTACTTTATACCTTGGACTGTGCAATAAATGATGATTTCGGCTTTCTGTAGGTATTGCTGATCCTGAGGACGGAGAGTTCCGAATTGGAATGGAATACAGTTCTAGAAAGTCGGTCGTTGCAGCAATTAGAAGTTTCACTATATCTAGAGGAGTTGACTATGATGTGTTTGAGTCTGAGCCACAGACATTCTATGCAAAATGCAAGATGTACGGGCGTGGATGTGACTGGCTTATCCGAGCCAGCTTGATACGGAGAAAAGGTTGTTGGGAGATACGCAGATACAACGGTAGGCACACGTGCACCATCGGAACGATTTCACAAGATCATTCCAAGTTGGACTCAGATACAGTTGCTGAGGCTATAAGGCCGTTGGTCGAGACGGACCCGTCCATCAAGGTGAAATCTATAATTGCGGAAGTCCAGTCAAGGTTCAACTATACCATCAGTTATCGAAAGGCTTGGTTGGCAAAGCAGAAGTCAGTTGCCATCGTTTTCGGTGATTGGGAGGAATCTTACCAAGCATTGCCGTGGTGGCTCTCGATCATGGTGCAGAAGATTCCTGGTTCAGTTGTCCAAATAGAAACACGACCACTCTACAACGAGAATGAGGAGGCACAAGGTGTAAAAATACTTCATCGTGTATTTTGGAGTTTCAATCCATGCATTAGGGCATTCAGGCATTGCAAGCCCCTGGTTCAGGTTGACGGCACACACCTATACGGAAAATACAAAGGTACACTTCTAGTCGCTGTTGCACAAGATGGGAACCAGAACATTGTGCCTATCGCCTTTGCCTTGGTGGAAGGTGAGACAGCTGATGCGTGGCACTTCTTCCTCAGGAATCTGCGAACGTATGTTGTTAGAAAAGACGGTGTGGGTATGATCTCAGACCGGCATGAGTCAATACGGGCAGCAGTTAATCGTTCCGGTGGTGACTGGCAACCTCCAAGAGCATGGTGGATGTTTTGTATAAGACACATCGGCAGTAACTTCTTAAGGGCATTCAAAGTCCCTCACTTGCAGAAGCTTGTTGTCAATATAGGGTATTCAAGAACGGTGGAGGAGTACAATATCAACTATAAGAGGTTGGAAGAGCGAGGCGAGGCATATGCAAGGTGGTGCGATGCCATCGGACTCAGACATTGGGTATTGGCATTCGACGAGGGACATCGATGGGGCCATATGACAACGAACCTTGTGGAGTGTATTAACTCAGTGTTGAAGGGTGCCCGTAATCTACCTGTGTTGGCGCTGGTCCGAGCAACATATTATAGGTTAAATGAACTCTTTACGCGGAAGAGTGCGGAGACTCACGAACGCAAGCGTGCTGGATTTACGTACTCCGCATTTGCGCAACAGCGGATAGAAGCAAGTATGCAACAGGCTGGGAATATAGTTGTGCACCGCTTTGATAGACGAAATGAGGTGTTTGAGGTGCGCGAAATGACTACTGGAAAGGTGTTAGTTGTTGATCTAGCGCGACGGACGTGTGACTGTGGGCACTTTCAGGTTGAACGAATACCATGTCGCCATGTTATTGCTTGCTGTGCTAACCAGCGGTTCGATTGGCAGTTGTATGTGCATGATGTGTACAAGATGACGGAAGTTCGTAAGGTTTATAGGTTTGAGTTCACACCATTAGGAGATCTTGAGACATGGCCTGCTTATGAGGGACCCACATTGGTCGCTAATCCCGCACTGAGGCGAACGTCTAAAGGCAGGCCCAAACTGACCCGATACCTGAATGAAATGGACTCACGTGACATGCGTGGTCCTCGGATATGCCGTCTCTGTGGTGCTCAGGGTCATAGTCGGAGTAGGTGTCCGCAGCGTGCTGGACCGAGTGGAGCTGGTTCATAGTTTAGGGTGCTCATGTTTGTACTTTTTAATTTGCATTTCGTCAGTTAGTGCTTTTAAAATCAGACGTGTTTGTATTTTTCAAATGAAGTCTATCCATTGATATCTAAATGTCTGCTTAATATTGTCATTAACTGATTTTCTTAACTTAATATACAAAAAAAGGGAACTACAGGTTACATAAGTTAACAAAGCAAACATTAAACACGAATTACATTAACTTAACTCTGAAAATAAAATCTACATAACCTAAATCGAAGCTCACTTCTTTCCACCAAAGTACCTCAGTCCCTTACCCATAATGCCCAGACTGAACCGCGATGGAGTATACCTATCAGGTGGATTTCGCTCCGTCCATAGGTCATATGGGTGACCTCGAACTGAGTCATCCACCCCCGGAGCTCCCGAACCACCTGCCTCTGTAGGAGCGGCCGACCCACCTGCATCTATCGAAGCGGCCGACCCAGCTGCATCTGTCGGAGCGGATGATCCGGGGTTGAACGTGTCAACAACTGTGTATGCCCGCTGACGATGCATAAAACCACTATCACATGACGCACTCCCTGACGTGCGGTCGGAAGTACGACCCTGCAAACCATGAGCCATATCTACTGATGCCCTACGTGGATCAGCTGACACCGACAGTGAAGGGATACCACTAAAATCTGACCAGCCACCCAAACCAGCCTCTCTGCcgttggagaagtcaaaccaatcTGTACCGGAAGGAATGGTAAGTATGGGATCATGATGATGGCCGGACGGACCGTGGTCACTGTGCTGAGAATGGTGGCTGCTCTGAGCGTGGGGGCTGTGCTGAGAGTGGTGACTGGCCTGAGAGTGATGGCTACCATGACTGTAGGCCGGTGGCTGCGGTATATAATAAGGAATCGGCTCAAACACTGCATGCTGTGGGGCAGGTGGCTGTGGTATATAATAAGGAATCGGCTCAAGCACTGCATGCTGTGGGGGAGGTGGCTGTGGGGCAGGTGGGTGTGGATGATGAGGAACGTAGGCCGTCAATCTCAACAGATGTCCATAGGAGCGTACGTACCAATCCCGATACTCTATCGTCGGGAAAAAATCCCAGGTCGGAAGGGGGTGCCGATCCCGCAATCCTTTAAActaatattctttttatttccACGTATAAACTTAACTCACCACTATGAACTACTACTCACTATACTCTCCTAACTAATACTACCCAACTCACTTCTTTCTCTCCTTCTCCCGtgtatttcttttctttcaacTCAAACACTATGAatggaaggagaagaagagagcCCAACGACATGCATATATACATGGAGCATCACTGGCGCTGGTTCCCGGGGTGGGGGGCTGTCTCCTGCATGCAGGCAGGACTGCAACACGCCCCCCGCGTGGTGCAGCAGGTGCTTGGGACTTCGCGCAGCTCTGCCATGCCTCACATACCACGCCCCTGGCGTGATGACTCACCACGCCCCTGGCGTTCTGCCACCTCAGCCACCACGCCCCCGGCGTGCTGTCACCTGGCTTTCCACCTCAGCCACCACGCCCCTGGCGTGCTGCCACCTGGCTCTCCTGTTCAGCCACCACGCCCCCGACGTGCTGCCAACTGGCTCCCCGGCTCAGCCACCACGCCCCCGGCGTGTTGAGGGTCAGCTCCATCCTCTGGTAATTCCCCTCCTTGGCCAATATCTGGCCAATTCACCAACACTGCATCCATAAAGAAAATAATTTCCGTATTCTTGACATCTTATAAAAATAgtttgttattaattatttatatatttaaattattttttaattaataaaacaaaaaaaatttatatttaattgtttaaaaaatattgatgtCAAAATAGTATTTGTAATACTGTCATTTTTATGGTATAGAAAGAGAGAATCTAGGTTGTGGGagagttgattttttttaagaatgaaaattGTAACCAGAGACTTTACTTTTTgttataaagaaaaattaaaaataaatttaattttaacacagtgttagtataaaataattttatatctaCATCTAATGACGTAACACtacattaacaaaaataattactttttatattGATGGTGTGAATTGTCATTCAAAAGACCAAATATAATTATACGATTGTGTAAAACACATTTTACACTgtcaatatatcaaaattaaactcactAAAAATAT is a window from the Arachis stenosperma cultivar V10309 chromosome 3, arast.V10309.gnm1.PFL2, whole genome shotgun sequence genome containing:
- the LOC130965587 gene encoding uncharacterized protein LOC130965587 produces the protein MEDTANLVVYRNGEIIRNTHEGVRFVSQNPFSFVVPCTMTLMELQNGLCQSMENGTLMRVSRILYRNPVVVFGGLIQFDTIPITDEASMQNMFQIHRQTYMRHPQIELYVEFEAVEAVAVQNDIDVNDDIAAVYERMNSDSEEDFEATYEAGDEDEDGDVGVEAAVENVVVHPSRSQPMGVPPFMCELDLDAMHAPEFPEYANRGIADPEDGEFRIGMEYSSRKSVVAAIRSFTISRGVDYDVFESEPQTFYAKCKMYGRGCDWLIRASLIRRKGCWEIRRYNGRHTCTIGTISQDHSKLDSDTVAEAIRPLVETDPSIKVKSIIAEVQSRFNYTISYRKAWLAKQKSVAIVFGDWEESYQALPWWLSIMVQKIPGSVVQIETRPLYNENEEAQGVKILHRVFWSFNPCIRAFRHCKPLVQVDGTHLYGKYKGTLLVAVAQDGNQNIVPIAFALVEGETADAWHFFLRNLRTYVVRKDGVGMISDRHESIRAAVNRSGGDWQPPRAWWMFCIRHIGSNFLRAFKVPHLQKLVVNIGYSRTVEEYNINYKRLEERGEAYARWCDAIGLRHWVLAFDEGHRWGHMTTNLVECINSVLKGARNLPVLALVRATYYRLNELFTRKSAETHERKRAGFTYSAFAQQRIEASMQQAGNIVVHRFDRRNEVFEVREMTTGKVLVVDLARRTCDCGHFQVERIPCRHVIACCANQRFDWQLYVHDVYKMTEVRKVYRFEFTPLGDLETWPAYEGPTLVANPALRRTSKGRPKLTRYLNEMDSRDMRGPRICRLCGAQGHSRSRCPQRAGPSGAGS